Proteins found in one Patescibacteria group bacterium genomic segment:
- a CDS encoding TspO/MBR family protein, with the protein MQSSEWYQQLIRPSWSPPSWLFGPVWTFLYILIAVSFFKVFQLTFQKKAAFIVALPFILNLIFNFAFTPLQFGLRNNFLAAIDILLVLGTLVWAMIAIYPHAKWITFIQIPYLLWVSFATVLQLTITYLNR; encoded by the coding sequence ATGCAAAGCAGTGAATGGTATCAGCAATTAATTAGACCGTCGTGGTCTCCACCGTCTTGGCTTTTTGGTCCGGTTTGGACTTTTCTATATATTTTAATCGCTGTTTCCTTTTTTAAAGTATTTCAACTAACTTTTCAAAAAAAAGCCGCGTTTATTGTCGCACTCCCGTTTATTCTTAATCTCATCTTTAACTTTGCATTTACTCCCTTACAATTTGGATTAAGAAACAACTTTCTAGCTGCAATTGACATCCTCCTTGTTTTGGGCACTCTTGTTTGGGCAATGATTGCCATTTATCCTCATGCAAAATGGATTACTTTTATTCAAATTCCATATTTATTGTGGGTTAGTTTTGCGACTGTTTTGCAGTTAACAATTACTTATTTAAATCGTTAA
- a CDS encoding pyrimidine dimer DNA glycosylase/endonuclease V — MRLWSLHPKYFDTKGLVAVWRESLLAKKALQGKTKGYTKHPQLIRFKNHPSPLEAIDCYLSHIFFEAKKRGYNFERRKIGRVSRNIKKIKVTSGQVDYELNHLKNKLRKRGSTLCNKTVKTKKIKVHPLFTIVIGDIEPWERQKP; from the coding sequence ATGCGATTATGGAGCCTACATCCTAAGTATTTTGATACAAAAGGTTTAGTTGCGGTCTGGCGAGAAAGTTTGCTGGCAAAAAAGGCTTTACAGGGTAAAACAAAAGGTTATACCAAGCACCCACAACTTATCCGCTTCAAAAATCACCCTTCTCCTTTAGAAGCTATTGATTGTTATTTATCTCACATATTCTTTGAGGCCAAAAAAAGAGGCTATAACTTTGAGAGAAGGAAAATTGGTAGGGTTTCTAGAAATATTAAGAAAATAAAAGTAACTTCAGGCCAAGTCGATTATGAGCTTAATCATTTAAAAAACAAGCTAAGGAAAAGAGGCTCTACCTTATGCAATAAAACAGTTAAAACTAAAAAGATTAAAGTTCACCCGTTATTTACAATCGTCATCGGTGACATTGAACCCTGGGAAAGACAAAAGCCCTGA
- a CDS encoding DUF2177 family protein, with amino-acid sequence MFIKTYLITLPVFLAIDLVWLSLIARKFYAQYLGYLMKTNVNFAAAGLFYLLFVVGLVIFSVLPALEKNSWIQALFLGALLGLVSYATYDLTNLATIKDWPLLVTIVDIVWGTVLGASVSLISYFIATKI; translated from the coding sequence ATGTTTATAAAAACTTATTTAATCACCCTGCCGGTATTTTTGGCAATCGACTTGGTTTGGCTGAGCCTAATCGCCAGGAAATTTTACGCCCAATACCTAGGTTATTTGATGAAGACAAATGTCAATTTTGCGGCAGCTGGCCTATTTTATTTGCTGTTTGTGGTTGGTTTGGTGATTTTCTCGGTTCTACCGGCACTAGAGAAAAATTCTTGGATTCAGGCTCTTTTTTTGGGAGCTTTACTCGGACTTGTCTCCTATGCCACCTATGATTTAACGAATTTAGCTACAATCAAAGACTGGCCGTTGTTGGTTACGATTGTAGACATAGTATGGGGAACAGTTTTGGGGGCCTCAGTTTCTCTGATTAGCTATTTTATTGCCACAAAAATATAG
- a CDS encoding DUF1295 domain-containing protein, producing MINIYLLALLVSLGINLIFFVLASSFKTDKFTDFTYGLTFIILAFLFLLKNQTFYFYQILLTVMVIFWGIRLISYLLIRILKIKKDSRFDNIREKPLQFLKFWLFQGLVVWAIMLPSIYLLSITEHKTINFIMILGVAIWALGLIIETISDWQKFSFKNKPKNKNLWIQTGLWKYSRHPNYFGEMLCWWGIFIFVLPFIRGMSWLTIIGPFFITFILLFVSGIPPLEKRYDKKFADNKKYQNYKKKTSILIPLPQKG from the coding sequence ATGATAAATATTTACCTTCTAGCTTTACTTGTCAGCCTAGGAATAAATCTCATATTTTTTGTTTTAGCCAGTTCTTTTAAAACAGACAAGTTTACTGATTTTACCTACGGTCTGACCTTTATTATACTTGCTTTTCTATTCCTTCTTAAAAACCAGACATTCTATTTTTACCAGATATTACTAACGGTAATGGTTATTTTTTGGGGTATAAGACTTATTTCTTACCTCCTAATTAGAATCTTAAAAATTAAAAAGGATAGTCGTTTTGACAATATCAGAGAAAAACCACTCCAATTTTTAAAGTTTTGGCTCTTCCAAGGCCTAGTCGTCTGGGCAATCATGCTGCCATCAATTTATTTATTAAGTATCACCGAACATAAAACAATAAATTTTATTATGATTTTAGGAGTTGCAATTTGGGCTCTGGGCTTAATAATTGAAACAATTTCTGATTGGCAAAAGTTCAGCTTCAAAAACAAGCCAAAGAATAAAAATCTGTGGATTCAAACGGGCTTGTGGAAATACTCAAGACATCCTAATTATTTTGGGGAAATGCTTTGTTGGTGGGGAATATTTATTTTCGTTCTACCCTTCATCCGGGGAATGTCATGGTTAACCATCATTGGCCCATTTTTTATCACCTTCATACTCTTATTCGTTAGTGGCATTCCCCCACTCGAAAAAAGATATGACAAAAAATTTGCTGATAACAAGAAGTATCAGAATTATAAAAAGAAAACTAGTATTTTAATCCCCCTACCTCAAAAAGGATAA
- a CDS encoding NAD(P)-dependent oxidoreductase yields the protein MKNISILFPKSEFTSDQLQKLGFAGQVSFIESGSESSLKDLIKLSKDADILAFSPDKIGKCASEWLLKILEASPKVKGLALNTTHANYVDMGYCNERRIRVFTILDDSAEAIAEHVILLILGCAKRLFINDRRTYRRKYQPELGFEIRGKSLGVIGSNLEAQRVVSLAKAIGMTVYATERLEGAIRKPSVLQSDIITIHLPDTEENKKYLSKEKIALLKDGAIVINLSSRDIVDEKAMAEALKKRLVDQYAFEAESMKKSPLGESEFALMFKPFCKFTKESLRRNRSLWVINISNLAGKPTS from the coding sequence ATGAAAAATATTTCAATATTATTTCCCAAATCGGAGTTTACGTCCGATCAACTGCAAAAATTAGGTTTCGCAGGACAAGTTTCTTTTATAGAAAGTGGTAGTGAGAGTTCACTAAAAGATTTAATTAAGCTCTCAAAAGATGCCGACATACTTGCGTTTAGCCCAGATAAAATTGGCAAGTGTGCTTCAGAATGGTTGCTCAAAATACTTGAAGCCTCACCGAAAGTAAAAGGGTTAGCTTTAAATACAACCCATGCTAACTATGTTGATATGGGTTATTGCAACGAAAGACGCATAAGAGTTTTTACAATTCTTGATGACTCTGCTGAGGCAATCGCCGAGCATGTCATATTACTTATCTTAGGCTGTGCTAAAAGATTGTTTATTAATGATCGAAGAACTTACAGGCGAAAGTACCAACCAGAACTAGGATTTGAAATCAGAGGTAAAAGCCTAGGCGTTATCGGTTCAAATTTGGAGGCGCAAAGGGTTGTGTCGCTAGCAAAAGCAATAGGAATGACAGTATATGCGACAGAACGCCTTGAGGGAGCAATTAGGAAACCATCCGTGCTTCAATCAGACATTATTACAATTCATTTACCTGATACAGAAGAAAATAAAAAGTATTTGTCTAAAGAAAAAATTGCACTACTAAAAGATGGGGCGATTGTCATAAATCTTTCGAGCAGGGATATAGTCGATGAAAAAGCTATGGCGGAAGCATTAAAGAAAAGACTGGTTGACCAATATGCTTTTGAGGCGGAAAGCATGAAGAAATCACCGCTTGGGGAAAGTGAATTTGCTCTAATGTTTAAGCCATTTTGTAAATTCACAAAAGAATCACTTAGGAGAAACAGGAGTCTGTGGGTCATAAATATTTCTAACTTGGCTGGGAAACCGACTTCCTAA